From Firmicutes bacterium CAG:345, the proteins below share one genomic window:
- a CDS encoding putative uncharacterized protein (product inferred by homology to UniProt) encodes MKNKDLKFDKSCHVLYSKACEKEIKKKIALHYPKSEQENVWTRVQLQYVEYLKDWRKDLGGKKNFHNGKGGTYDCIAIMTYYAVCKDVTSFREIEENLILPSFKKLKFFDCNKPFWKKLMHKAFTSAKTKCDKWHDYEMNVAPFSKDGPIYYEFTACPVAQFAKQFGLEEIMPAICNVDYISMECIHAKLIRTSTCVNENKCDYTIYGDKDKFILDHPEYKDEQGFRRNK; translated from the coding sequence ATGAAAAACAAAGATTTAAAATTTGATAAAAGCTGTCATGTTCTATATTCTAAAGCTTGTGAGAAAGAAATAAAAAAGAAAATAGCTTTGCATTATCCAAAATCTGAACAAGAAAATGTTTGGACAAGAGTTCAACTTCAATATGTTGAATATTTAAAAGATTGGAGAAAAGATTTAGGCGGAAAAAAGAATTTTCATAACGGCAAAGGTGGCACTTATGATTGCATTGCTATTATGACTTATTATGCGGTCTGTAAAGATGTTACAAGTTTCCGTGAAATTGAAGAGAATTTAATTCTACCTTCTTTTAAAAAATTAAAATTTTTCGATTGCAATAAACCATTTTGGAAAAAGCTAATGCATAAAGCTTTCACTTCAGCAAAAACAAAATGCGATAAATGGCATGACTATGAAATGAATGTTGCACCTTTTTCCAAAGATGGTCCAATTTATTATGAATTCACTGCTTGTCCAGTTGCCCAATTTGCTAAACAGTTTGGTCTAGAAGAAATAATGCCAGCTATTTGCAATGTTGATTATATTTCTATGGAATGCATTCATGCAAAACTAATAAGAACATCTACTTGCGTCAACGAAAATAAATGTGACTATACTATTTACGGAGACAAAGATAAATTTATTCTTGATCATCCAGAATATAAAGATGAACAAGGATTTAGAAGAAATAAATAA
- a CDS encoding putative uncharacterized protein (product inferred by homology to UniProt), with protein sequence MIINTGQRTDIPAFYSKWFINRIKEGYVLVRNPYYPKLVTKFILVPKVVDVIGFCTKNPHPMLEYLDDLSDFRQFWYISITAFGKDLEPNVPHVDKVIEDFKYLSKKLGKNAINWRYTPIIINEKYPVERHIRAFEYIASHLVGYTSLAVFGFVDIYEKLKLNHPEILDTSDENKIYLAREFSKIAQKYNMNLRLCSKEKWLRNFGIDVDGCMRLEDYENAIGLNLKPNKKMQARKNYCSCFLSNDIGAYNSCLHFCKYCYANGNAQFVKNNFLKHDDNSPFIIGTFSKDDIIKEAKQESWIIK encoded by the coding sequence ATGATAATTAATACAGGTCAAAGAACTGACATTCCAGCTTTCTATTCTAAATGGTTTATCAATCGAATCAAGGAAGGTTATGTCCTTGTTAGGAATCCATATTATCCAAAACTAGTAACAAAATTTATTCTGGTTCCTAAAGTTGTCGATGTAATTGGTTTCTGCACTAAAAACCCTCATCCGATGCTTGAATATCTTGATGATTTATCAGATTTTCGTCAATTTTGGTATATTTCAATCACGGCTTTTGGTAAGGACCTTGAACCTAATGTTCCTCATGTAGATAAAGTTATTGAAGATTTTAAATATCTTTCTAAAAAACTAGGTAAAAATGCAATCAATTGGCGTTATACTCCTATTATCATCAATGAAAAATATCCAGTTGAAAGACATATTAGAGCTTTTGAATACATAGCTTCTCATCTTGTCGGCTATACTTCATTAGCTGTTTTCGGTTTTGTCGATATTTATGAAAAATTAAAATTAAATCATCCTGAAATCCTCGATACATCTGATGAAAATAAAATATATTTAGCCCGAGAATTTTCAAAAATTGCCCAAAAATATAATATGAATCTTCGTCTATGTTCAAAAGAAAAATGGTTAAGAAATTTTGGAATAGATGTTGATGGATGTATGCGTTTAGAAGATTATGAAAACGCTATTGGTTTAAATTTAAAACCGAACAAAAAAATGCAAGCAAGAAAAAATTATTGCTCTTGTTTTTTGTCTAATGATATCGGCGCTTATAATTCCTGTTTACATTTTTGTAAATATTGCTATGCAAATGGAAATGCTCAATTTGTAAAAAATAATTTTTTAAAACATGATGATAATTCTCCTTTCATCATAGGTACTTTTTCTAAAGATGATATCATCAAAGAAGCAAAGCAAGAATCTTGGATAATAAAATAA
- a CDS encoding transcriptional regulators (product inferred by homology to UniProt), which translates to MDIRNLTKIVRNMMLYKNSADKNLLALNENEFEMLRYITKREYRSLKEITDYLNVDKSLVTRMCKKLLKLDYITIEDDPSDSRKKLLKATKKAFEIKNDMFDREYEFYNSCLNVLTPEEKENFSHLIDKVYIESKRLRKNKFQGVENEKSKIR; encoded by the coding sequence ATGGACATTAGAAATTTAACAAAAATCGTTAGAAATATGATGCTATATAAAAATAGTGCTGATAAAAATTTATTAGCGTTAAACGAGAACGAATTTGAAATGCTCCGTTATATCACCAAAAGAGAATATCGAAGCTTAAAAGAAATCACTGATTATCTCAATGTTGATAAAAGCTTAGTTACTAGAATGTGTAAAAAACTATTAAAACTTGATTATATAACTATTGAAGATGACCCTTCTGATTCTAGAAAAAAACTTCTTAAAGCGACCAAAAAAGCCTTTGAAATTAAAAACGATATGTTTGATAGAGAATATGAATTTTACAATTCTTGCTTAAATGTTTTAACTCCAGAAGAAAAAGAAAATTTTTCACATTTAATTGACAAAGTTTATATTGAATCAAAACGTTTGAGAAAAAATAAATTCCAAGGTGTTGAAAATGAAAAATCTAAAATACGATAA
- a CDS encoding aBC-type multidrug transport system ATPase and permease component (product inferred by homology to UniProt) — translation MKNLKYDKIRTYFWLNKKSFILATITGILFNTLTVLVPLIQGYLLDLYKAQNDTTYIILFALGFFLFVIFVQANRFCKRYFVRDFANRMVLQMRTVSFDNLLKCDIDEFNKTSKGDIMNKNLTDIKDSAEGVRKVLTEIYDSVILMTGYFISMMILDYKTTLIVEAFIILSITISNTLKKLIYKSTSEYKKTFSKSKDLTLNALKNEVYYRGNGVSSNYYKEYENMQNELEKKSIKSMIFKGTLEPIYQAIALIGLFFVVYFSGQKVINNIWLIGTFYSYLSTYMLVSTKASKVGKVFNAATTLKVSWKRCSPYLKSSPIQKDIEISKENSSIEVKDLTFGFDKNFVLHNISFSLDKGNSLAICGMIHSGKSTLGAALTGLYNYEGSVKLYGVELKNVRNELGENFISYLPSQAEIFNDTLKYNISFNKEDDIEKDLKIVCLDQEVSLFPQKENEILSHSLINLSGGQQKRLLIARCIHNNPKLIIMDDPFNAIDIKMSEDITDNILNSCRNSILILINNQKEILQKTNYILFLKNDSYIFGTYEELSKDPQFIKMIGGDLK, via the coding sequence ATGAAAAATCTAAAATACGATAAAATAAGAACATATTTCTGGTTGAATAAAAAATCTTTTATTCTCGCAACTATTACAGGTATTTTATTTAATACGTTAACAGTACTTGTTCCACTCATACAAGGGTATCTTTTAGACTTATACAAAGCTCAAAATGATACTACTTATATTATTCTTTTTGCTTTAGGATTCTTTCTTTTTGTCATTTTTGTTCAAGCTAATAGATTTTGCAAAAGATACTTTGTCAGAGATTTTGCAAATAGAATGGTTTTACAAATGCGCACCGTGTCTTTTGATAATCTTTTAAAATGCGACATCGACGAATTTAATAAGACATCTAAAGGCGATATAATGAATAAAAATTTAACTGACATCAAAGATAGCGCTGAAGGAGTTAGAAAAGTATTAACTGAAATATACGATAGCGTTATTTTAATGACAGGTTACTTTATTTCTATGATGATTTTAGATTATAAAACCACTCTTATCGTCGAGGCTTTTATCATCTTATCGATAACAATATCAAATACATTAAAAAAATTGATTTACAAATCAACAAGTGAATATAAAAAGACTTTTTCTAAATCAAAAGATTTAACTTTAAACGCTTTAAAAAACGAAGTTTATTATCGAGGAAATGGAGTATCTTCCAATTATTATAAAGAATATGAAAATATGCAAAATGAGCTTGAAAAGAAATCCATCAAATCGATGATATTCAAAGGAACATTAGAGCCTATTTATCAAGCTATCGCTTTAATCGGTCTATTTTTCGTGGTCTATTTTTCCGGACAAAAAGTTATTAATAATATTTGGTTAATCGGAACTTTTTATTCTTATTTATCGACATATATGTTAGTAAGCACCAAAGCCTCAAAAGTTGGTAAAGTTTTCAATGCTGCAACAACATTAAAAGTATCTTGGAAAAGATGTTCACCATATTTAAAATCTTCTCCTATCCAAAAAGATATTGAAATATCGAAAGAAAATTCTTCTATTGAAGTCAAAGATTTAACTTTCGGTTTTGATAAAAATTTTGTTCTTCATAATATTTCTTTCTCTTTAGATAAAGGAAATTCACTTGCTATATGCGGTATGATTCATAGTGGAAAATCAACTCTTGGAGCAGCTTTAACTGGTCTTTATAACTATGAAGGCAGTGTTAAGTTATATGGAGTGGAATTAAAAAATGTCAGAAATGAATTAGGTGAAAATTTTATTTCCTATTTACCTAGCCAAGCAGAAATTTTTAATGACACTTTAAAATATAACATTTCTTTTAATAAAGAAGATGATATAGAAAAAGATTTAAAAATTGTCTGTCTTGATCAAGAAGTTTCACTTTTCCCACAAAAAGAAAATGAGATATTATCACATTCTCTCATCAACTTATCTGGTGGTCAGCAAAAAAGACTATTGATAGCAAGATGTATTCATAACAATCCAAAATTAATTATTATGGATGATCCTTTCAATGCAATAGATATCAAAATGAGTGAAGATATTACTGATAACATCTTAAATTCATGTAGAAATTCTATTTTGATTCTCATCAACAATCAAAAAGAGATTCTTCAAAAAACGAATTACATTTTATTTTTAAAAAACGATTCCTATATATTTGGAACATATGAAGAATTATCCAAAGATCCACAATTTATAAAAATGATTGGAGGAGATTTAAAATGA
- a CDS encoding xenobiotic-transporting ATPase (product inferred by homology to UniProt) — MSVIKCIFNYFKKHRIIFVFTLLVIISVTFLSLVPPQLLKIIVDDLSSSNNISHLWIYALLYMLIFIAIGIINFLKEILLVIISQGVGKRIRLEMLTKVNRLSYKNFAEYDYGTLEAYFSNDVEEINTLITSGVISMIIDSFKIIGIIISIFIFSYLFGLITLAIIPFLILFVMWIRKRMYKAQKTNRSLEGKVNNLVLENLDNINTIKTFRIYNEVKEKYDNILKNHFKTNQKSNIYDALFSPVMQILKTLLIVLIIVISTTNNSVFGLSIGTLASSIDLITNLFSPIENLGMELQTIQKSFAAINRINEFFKLEEDEKKDQDCNIDKKIVLEFKDVTFSYDGKENVIENFNLKLENNMRLTLKGKSGSGKSTLFKLAYGLIKPTKGQVTINGVETYRLSETAKRKIFGIVYQDYYFSGGTIKEEVTLLNPEISDEQVYKILKLVELDRIKDINVPLKINDYSTGELSLFNIARAIIMNSKILFLDEMNAKIDQVTAQKIINVINNVAKDKIILSINHYGHLLEKSDILNLEKENTNE; from the coding sequence ATGAGTGTAATAAAATGCATTTTCAACTATTTTAAAAAACACAGAATTATTTTTGTCTTCACCTTATTAGTTATTATTTCTGTAACTTTTCTTTCTCTTGTTCCGCCACAATTATTGAAAATAATCGTCGATGATTTATCATCTTCGAACAATATTTCTCATCTATGGATTTACGCCTTATTATACATGTTGATATTTATAGCCATCGGTATTATAAATTTTTTAAAGGAGATATTGCTTGTCATCATTTCTCAAGGCGTCGGAAAAAGAATCAGACTAGAAATGCTCACCAAAGTAAACAGATTATCATATAAAAATTTTGCTGAATATGATTATGGAACCTTAGAAGCATATTTTTCTAACGATGTCGAAGAAATAAATACATTGATAACTTCCGGTGTAATATCAATGATTATCGACTCTTTTAAAATTATCGGTATCATCATATCTATATTCATATTCTCTTATTTATTTGGTCTTATTACTTTAGCTATAATTCCTTTTTTAATTCTTTTTGTCATGTGGATCAGAAAAAGAATGTATAAAGCTCAAAAAACCAATAGATCATTAGAAGGAAAAGTTAATAACTTAGTTCTTGAAAACCTTGATAACATCAATACTATCAAAACATTTCGTATCTACAATGAAGTAAAAGAAAAATATGATAATATTTTAAAAAATCATTTTAAAACAAATCAAAAATCCAATATCTATGATGCCTTATTTTCACCAGTAATGCAGATATTAAAAACATTATTGATCGTTCTTATAATAGTTATTTCAACTACAAACAATTCTGTTTTCGGCTTAAGTATCGGAACATTAGCTAGCTCTATCGATCTCATAACCAATTTGTTTTCACCGATTGAAAATCTTGGCATGGAACTGCAAACAATTCAAAAATCTTTTGCCGCAATCAATAGAATCAATGAATTCTTTAAATTAGAAGAAGATGAAAAAAAAGATCAAGACTGCAATATTGATAAAAAAATAGTACTTGAATTTAAAGATGTTACTTTCTCCTATGATGGAAAAGAAAATGTAATTGAAAATTTCAATTTAAAGTTAGAAAACAATATGCGCCTAACATTAAAAGGGAAAAGTGGAAGTGGAAAATCCACTCTATTTAAATTAGCTTATGGGTTAATAAAACCAACAAAAGGACAAGTTACAATAAATGGTGTTGAAACCTATCGTCTTTCAGAAACTGCAAAAAGAAAAATATTTGGAATAGTTTATCAAGATTACTATTTTTCAGGCGGAACAATAAAAGAAGAAGTAACTTTATTAAACCCAGAAATATCTGATGAACAAGTTTATAAAATTTTAAAACTTGTTGAACTCGATAGAATAAAAGATATCAACGTTCCATTAAAAATCAACGATTATTCTACCGGAGAACTTTCATTATTCAATATAGCTAGAGCAATAATTATGAATAGTAAAATATTATTTTTGGATGAAATGAACGCTAAAATTGATCAAGTAACTGCACAGAAAATAATCAATGTAATAAATAATGTCGCTAAGGACAAAATAATTTTGTCAATCAATCACTATGGTCACCTTTTAGAAAAAAGTGATATCTTAAATTTGGAGAAAGAAAATACAAATGAATAA
- a CDS encoding pAP2 family protein (product inferred by homology to UniProt): protein MNNFIIATQLSLDHDIASFMNKLLNNFGSFLTPILKFITILGNFGTIFIILSLLFLLFTKTRKAGIIALIALLIGVITVSITKIAVSRDRPFFDTNSDFYSWWLQAGAVKESSYSFPSGHTTAATEFGVALFISKNKKYSWLFLFIPLIMGFTRIYFIVHYFTDVCGGLIIGTISATISYFIAKNLLKIKLLNKAYYLPSIIDIFSKKEKEQI, encoded by the coding sequence ATGAATAATTTTATCATAGCCACTCAATTATCACTTGATCATGATATAGCCAGTTTCATGAACAAATTATTAAATAACTTCGGGAGTTTTTTAACACCTATTTTAAAATTCATAACAATACTAGGTAATTTCGGTACAATTTTTATAATTTTATCATTATTGTTTTTATTGTTTACTAAAACGAGAAAAGCAGGCATTATCGCTTTAATAGCACTTTTAATTGGAGTAATAACCGTTTCGATTACAAAAATAGCTGTGTCAAGAGATCGTCCGTTTTTTGATACAAATAGCGATTTTTATTCATGGTGGCTTCAGGCTGGTGCAGTAAAAGAATCTAGCTATTCATTTCCATCTGGACACACCACCGCTGCTACCGAATTCGGCGTCGCTTTATTTATATCCAAAAATAAAAAATACTCTTGGCTCTTTTTATTCATTCCACTAATCATGGGATTTACAAGAATATATTTTATAGTTCATTATTTTACCGATGTTTGCGGAGGTCTTATCATTGGCACAATAAGCGCCACAATTTCTTATTTCATTGCTAAAAATCTTCTGAAAATAAAATTATTAAACAAAGCCTATTATTTACCAAGTATCATCGATATCTTTTCCAAAAAAGAAAAAGAACAAATTTAG
- a CDS encoding transcriptional regulator (product inferred by homology to UniProt) — MIDNKLLEYLIVFYKEGSLLKASEVLHLSEPSLSKAMKSLEDEIGLKIFDRKKNKLSLNEDGLKLLPFINEVINSDRILVKKAQEIKEKRNKISIGYTAPGIFYKYSDIFMNKIIKVEISTILDEEDNLIKDIANDKYDVIFINKEIKNDGFVCRKIFQEHLYISIPPTHFLSGMKNGVYWKDIDGQSFLLFSYVGVWNSILEKNLFKAHYIKNADKNDLEELTAYSSIPAFVTDISSKFKSTANRINIPILDEDAKLNFYIVYKKNNYKVQELFEN; from the coding sequence ATGATAGACAACAAATTATTAGAATATTTAATCGTATTTTATAAGGAAGGTTCTTTATTAAAGGCTAGTGAAGTTTTACATTTATCAGAGCCTTCGCTTTCCAAAGCTATGAAGTCACTTGAAGATGAAATTGGTTTAAAGATTTTTGATAGAAAGAAGAATAAATTATCTTTAAATGAAGATGGATTGAAACTTTTGCCATTTATAAATGAAGTGATAAATAGCGATAGAATATTAGTTAAAAAAGCTCAAGAAATAAAAGAAAAACGAAATAAAATCTCGATAGGATATACTGCACCAGGTATTTTCTATAAGTATTCTGATATTTTTATGAATAAAATCATTAAAGTGGAAATCTCAACTATTTTAGATGAAGAAGATAATCTTATAAAAGATATAGCAAATGATAAGTATGATGTTATATTCATCAATAAAGAAATTAAGAATGATGGTTTTGTTTGTCGAAAAATATTTCAAGAACATCTATATATTTCTATTCCTCCGACTCATTTTTTATCTGGAATGAAAAATGGCGTATATTGGAAGGATATCGATGGACAGTCTTTCCTTTTATTTTCCTATGTTGGAGTGTGGAATAGCATTTTAGAAAAAAACTTATTTAAGGCTCATTATATAAAAAATGCAGACAAAAATGATTTAGAAGAATTAACTGCTTATTCTAGTATTCCTGCTTTTGTAACGGATATTTCTAGCAAATTTAAATCAACTGCTAATAGAATTAACATTCCTATTTTAGATGAGGATGCTAAACTTAATTTTTATATTGTTTATAAAAAGAATAATTATAAAGTACAGGAATTATTTGAAAACTAA
- a CDS encoding putative uncharacterized protein (product inferred by homology to UniProt): protein MKTLIVYFSWSNNTKNLVEEINKKLHYDVIRIEKEHPYSSDYNQCAYVEAKEEVEKHIHPQIKELKVDVNNYDRILLFFPIWWYTFPMPVGTFIEQIKNYQGQVALFENSYTNDVQYVKNSIEDFKSIAPSIKVENGLFNKTVEDHIKFITDKKY from the coding sequence ATGAAGACTTTAATAGTTTACTTTAGTTGGTCAAACAACACTAAAAATTTAGTAGAAGAAATAAATAAAAAATTACATTATGATGTTATTAGAATTGAAAAAGAACATCCATATTCTTCAGATTACAATCAATGCGCTTATGTTGAAGCAAAAGAAGAAGTAGAAAAACATATTCATCCACAAATAAAAGAATTAAAAGTAGATGTAAATAACTATGATAGAATTCTATTATTCTTTCCAATATGGTGGTACACATTTCCAATGCCTGTTGGAACATTTATTGAACAGATAAAAAATTATCAAGGACAAGTAGCTCTTTTTGAAAATAGTTATACTAATGATGTTCAATATGTAAAAAATTCTATTGAAGATTTTAAAAGTATTGCCCCTTCTATAAAAGTAGAAAACGGATTATTCAATAAAACAGTTGAAGATCATATTAAATTCATAACAGACAAAAAATATTAA
- a CDS encoding putative uncharacterized protein (product inferred by homology to UniProt), with protein MNTFKLNNGLEIPVTGFGVYQISKEDCKESVLSALKAGYRHIDTAQAYFNEEQVGEAIKASGLKREEIFVTTKIWIDNYGEGKTYVSVIESLRKLQLDYVDLILLHQPIGDYYSAYRDLEKLYKEGKVKSIGVSNFYPDRLVDICLFSEIKPMVNQIEINVFNQQNEAKKWADKYGVVLEAWAPFAEGRNNMFKNETLTQIANKHNKTVAQVILRWLLQREIVSLAKSVHENRIKENYDIFSFSLDEEDMNLIATLDKQTSSFFSHQDPKMIEWFGDLIIQRRGK; from the coding sequence ATGAACACTTTTAAATTAAATAATGGATTAGAAATCCCAGTAACTGGATTTGGTGTTTATCAAATCAGCAAAGAAGATTGTAAAGAAAGCGTCCTCAGCGCTTTAAAAGCCGGCTATCGCCATATTGATACCGCTCAAGCGTATTTCAATGAAGAACAAGTCGGCGAAGCCATTAAAGCAAGCGGATTAAAAAGAGAAGAAATCTTTGTTACAACAAAAATATGGATCGATAACTACGGCGAAGGAAAAACTTATGTTTCAGTTATTGAATCATTAAGAAAATTACAACTCGACTATGTAGATTTAATCTTGCTTCACCAACCTATAGGCGATTATTATAGCGCTTACCGCGATTTAGAAAAATTATATAAAGAAGGAAAAGTAAAATCCATCGGCGTCTCTAATTTCTATCCAGATAGACTAGTAGATATATGCTTATTTTCCGAAATTAAACCAATGGTAAATCAAATTGAAATCAATGTTTTCAACCAACAAAACGAAGCAAAAAAATGGGCTGATAAATATGGAGTAGTTCTTGAAGCTTGGGCACCTTTTGCCGAAGGTCGCAACAACATGTTCAAAAATGAGACATTGACTCAAATTGCTAATAAACACAATAAAACAGTTGCTCAAGTTATCTTAAGATGGCTTTTACAAAGAGAGATAGTTTCCCTTGCAAAATCAGTCCACGAAAATAGAATTAAAGAAAACTATGATATTTTTTCCTTTTCTCTCGATGAAGAAGATATGAATTTAATTGCAACTTTAGACAAGCAAACTTCTTCTTTCTTCTCTCACCAAGATCCAAAAATGATTGAATGGTTTGGTGATTTAATAATTCAAAGACGAGGAAAATAA
- a CDS encoding putative uncharacterized protein (product inferred by homology to UniProt): MKYAKLGNTDIEVSKICIGGMSFGEASKNFHEWTLNQEESTKMIKEAYDLGVNFIDTANCYSFGTSEQYIGKALKELQIHRDKIVIASKVYFNEGKLSKQAIKREIEKTLTNLQTTYLDLYQIHRFDYDTPILEVMEALNDLVKEGKVRAIGASAMYGYQFHNMQVIAEKYGLTLFSTMQNHYNLLYREDEREMIPICKQYNVSLIPYSPLTGGHLTHTGWSSSSLRSQKDNTLRKKYDRDKDNDLLIIERVNELAKKYHVSMAQISLAWLFKKGITSAIVGATKLNHFVDATKAVDLNISDEDVAFLEELYIHKPIVGALPEGK, from the coding sequence ATGAAATATGCAAAATTAGGAAATACTGATATAGAAGTATCAAAGATTTGCATCGGAGGAATGTCTTTTGGTGAAGCTTCAAAAAATTTTCACGAATGGACTTTAAATCAAGAAGAAAGCACAAAAATGATTAAAGAAGCCTATGATCTAGGCGTCAATTTCATCGATACTGCCAATTGCTATTCCTTTGGAACAAGCGAGCAATATATTGGAAAAGCCTTAAAAGAATTGCAGATACATCGAGATAAAATAGTCATCGCTTCAAAAGTATATTTCAATGAAGGAAAGTTATCAAAGCAAGCAATAAAAAGAGAAATTGAAAAAACTTTAACTAACCTTCAAACAACTTATCTTGATCTTTATCAAATTCATCGCTTTGATTACGACACTCCAATTTTAGAAGTTATGGAAGCTTTAAACGATTTAGTAAAAGAAGGAAAAGTCAGAGCAATCGGTGCTTCAGCAATGTATGGATACCAATTTCATAACATGCAAGTAATAGCGGAGAAATATGGTTTAACTTTATTTTCAACAATGCAGAATCATTATAATTTACTCTATCGTGAAGACGAAAGAGAAATGATTCCAATCTGTAAGCAATATAATGTCTCTTTAATTCCATATTCACCTTTAACAGGAGGTCATCTAACTCATACCGGTTGGTCAAGTTCTTCTTTGCGCAGTCAAAAAGATAACACCTTAAGAAAAAAATACGATAGAGATAAAGACAATGATCTTTTAATAATAGAACGTGTAAATGAATTAGCAAAAAAATATCATGTCTCTATGGCACAAATAAGTCTAGCTTGGCTATTCAAAAAAGGCATTACATCAGCAATAGTTGGAGCGACAAAATTAAATCATTTTGTCGATGCAACAAAAGCGGTAGATTTAAATATCTCTGACGAAGATGTAGCTTTTTTAGAAGAACTTTATATCCATAAACCTATTGTAGGTGCTCTTCCAGAAGGAAAATAA
- a CDS encoding fructose-2 6-bisphosphatase (product inferred by homology to UniProt), translated as MKIIIIRHGDPDYEHDSLTSVGENEAQALAEFLKDMKVDAIFCSPLGRARRTSSYIEKALNIKAEILPWLKEFDGKMNIENNKSHIFWDVLPQTLSENKFLYNPQTWRDSSFFNEKELRKYDEVCSSFDSLLEKFGYEREKNYYKVLDSNRKTLVFVCHFGLESMILSHLFNTSPFSLSQHFIAAPTSMTTLYTEERRKGVAQFRCSEYGSVAHLYIKHKKPSFSGRFCETYDSKERHD; from the coding sequence ATGAAGATTATAATAATTAGACATGGCGATCCCGATTATGAACACGATTCTTTAACTTCTGTAGGTGAAAATGAAGCTCAAGCTTTAGCAGAATTTTTAAAAGATATGAAAGTTGACGCCATTTTTTGTTCACCTTTAGGAAGAGCAAGAAGAACTTCATCTTATATCGAAAAAGCTTTAAATATCAAAGCTGAAATTTTGCCATGGCTAAAAGAATTCGATGGAAAAATGAATATCGAAAATAACAAAAGCCATATCTTCTGGGATGTTTTACCTCAAACACTGAGTGAAAATAAATTTCTATATAATCCTCAAACTTGGAGAGATTCTTCTTTTTTTAATGAAAAAGAATTAAGAAAATATGATGAAGTATGTTCTTCTTTTGATTCGCTATTAGAAAAATTCGGTTATGAAAGAGAAAAAAATTATTATAAAGTTCTAGATAGCAATAGAAAAACATTAGTTTTTGTTTGTCATTTCGGCTTAGAATCTATGATTCTTTCCCATCTTTTTAACACTTCGCCTTTTTCATTAAGTCAACATTTCATTGCTGCGCCAACTTCAATGACTACCTTATATACTGAGGAAAGAAGAAAAGGTGTTGCTCAATTCCGCTGCAGTGAATATGGAAGTGTAGCTCATCTTTATATAAAACATAAGAAGCCTTCTTTTTCTGGTCGCTTTTGTGAAACTTATGATTCTAAAGAAAGGCATGATTGA